A section of the Osmia lignaria lignaria isolate PbOS001 chromosome 16, iyOsmLign1, whole genome shotgun sequence genome encodes:
- the Rab2 gene encoding RAS oncogene family member Rab2: MSYAYLFKYIIIGDTGVGKSCLLLQFTDKRFQPVHDLTIGVEFGARMITIDGKQIKLQIWDTAGQEAFRSITRSYYRGAAGALLVYDITRRETFNHLTTWLEDARQHSNSNMVIMLIGNKSDLDNRREVKREEGETFAREHGLVFMETSAKTATNVEEAFINTAKVIYEKIQEGVFDINNEANGIKIGPQHSPTSPGGLAGTGGQGNTQGGGCC; encoded by the exons atgtcgTACGCATACCTGTTCAAATACATCATCATTGGGGATACAG GGGTTGGCAAATCTTGTCTTCTTCTCCAATTTACGGATAAAAGATTCCAGCCTGTTCATGATCTAACAATAGGTGTAGAGTTTGGTGCTCGTATGATAACAATTGATGGAAAGCAAATCAAGCTTCAAATTTGGGATACT GCAGGTCAAGAGGCATTCCGTTCTATTACAAGATCATATTACCGTGGAGCAGCAGGAGCTTTATTAGTATATGATATCACACGTAGGGAAACATTTAATCATTTGACAACTTGGTTAGAAGATGCAAGACAACACTCAAATTCTAACATGGTGATCATGTTAATTGGTAATAAAAGTGATCTGGATAATAGAAGGGAAGTAAAGAGAGAAGAAGGTGAGACCTTTGCAAGAGAACATGGGCTAGTTTTTATGGAAACCAGTGCAAAGACAGCAACCAATGTAGAGGAAGCATTTATCAATACAGCAAaagtaatttatgaaaaaattcaGGAAGGTGTATTTGACATAAACAATGAG GCAAATGGTATCAAGATTGGACCACAACATTCACCCACAAGTCCTGGAGGTTTAGCAGGTACTGGTGGACAAGGAAACACGCAGGGTGGTGGGTGCTGCTAG